In one window of Duganella dendranthematis DNA:
- a CDS encoding MFS transporter, with the protein METKRAALERPWLIVVLLALGQMISFVDRTSLSSALADHGFISEFGLTSVERGWLSSAFFWSYGLVQLPMGWVVDRYGVKWPYAICLAVWCMTAAATGLVGTLWALILMRLLIGAAEGVVVPATYRYLANHFAERQRGTALGIFSVGGKMGPALGAPIAAWLIVHHSWQLMFIATGLTGLLWLWPWLTQVKNDFPSPQELAVRVEQAASVPLRNLLASPVIWGGMLNNFCYAYFYIYCMTWMPAYLVEQRGLTLQKSGLYTFFSFAGIAVVAALAGWSADRLIARGHDAVRVRKCFIVAGFIGATTVLLGAYADTLRMALFWNVVSLSLLGLVTANHLALSKLTLIPLPAVGLNTGLLQVATSLAGGVSASLSGWLLHTSGSYTLSMQAIFLFLLLGATSTLVLFRRQWAPKIR; encoded by the coding sequence ATGGAAACAAAACGCGCGGCGCTGGAGCGGCCATGGCTAATCGTGGTGCTGCTGGCGCTGGGGCAGATGATTTCCTTTGTCGACCGCACCAGCCTGTCGTCGGCACTGGCCGACCACGGGTTCATCAGTGAATTCGGACTGACCAGTGTCGAGCGCGGCTGGCTCAGTTCAGCCTTTTTCTGGTCGTATGGACTAGTGCAGCTGCCGATGGGCTGGGTCGTCGACCGCTACGGCGTCAAGTGGCCATACGCCATCTGCCTGGCCGTGTGGTGCATGACGGCGGCGGCCACCGGCCTGGTCGGCACACTGTGGGCGCTGATTCTGATGCGGCTGCTGATCGGCGCAGCCGAAGGCGTGGTGGTGCCGGCCACCTACCGCTACCTCGCCAACCACTTTGCCGAGCGTCAGCGCGGCACGGCGCTGGGCATCTTCTCGGTCGGCGGCAAGATGGGGCCGGCGCTGGGTGCGCCAATCGCCGCCTGGCTGATTGTGCATCACTCGTGGCAGCTGATGTTCATCGCCACCGGCCTGACTGGACTGCTGTGGCTGTGGCCGTGGCTGACGCAGGTGAAGAATGATTTTCCGTCGCCGCAAGAACTGGCGGTACGGGTGGAGCAAGCGGCGTCGGTGCCGCTGCGTAATCTGCTGGCCAGCCCGGTGATCTGGGGCGGCATGCTGAACAACTTCTGCTACGCCTACTTCTACATTTATTGCATGACGTGGATGCCGGCCTATTTGGTCGAGCAGCGCGGATTGACGCTGCAAAAATCCGGGCTCTACACCTTCTTCAGCTTTGCCGGCATCGCCGTGGTGGCGGCGCTGGCCGGCTGGAGCGCCGACCGCCTGATCGCGCGCGGTCACGACGCCGTACGGGTGCGCAAATGCTTCATCGTCGCCGGCTTCATCGGCGCCACTACCGTGCTGCTGGGCGCGTATGCCGACACGCTGCGCATGGCGCTGTTCTGGAATGTGGTGTCACTCTCGCTGCTGGGGCTGGTGACCGCCAACCACCTGGCGCTCAGCAAGCTGACACTGATCCCGCTGCCGGCGGTCGGCCTCAACACGGGCTTGCTGCAAGTCGCCACCAGCCTGGCGGGCGGCGTCTCGGCCAGCCTTTCCGGCTGGCTGCTGCACACCAGCGGCAGTTACACGCTATCGATGCAAGCCATCTTCCTGTTCCTGCTGCTGGGCGCCACCAGCACGCTGGTGC